The Deinococcus hopiensis KR-140 sequence GCTGGGGCGTGACGTGCAAACACCTCACCCAGAGGCGGTCCCAGAGATGACCGGAGGCCTGGGGCCGCAGACGCGCGACTTCTAATCCTGAATAGCCTCAATGTCTCCGGCGTGCCCTACCTGCTGGAAGGAGCCTATGCCTTTGCCCAGTACACCGGCATCGAGCGGCACACCAGGGACTCGGACGTCTTTACGCGCCGGGAAGACGCGCCCCGCCTCCTCGCCGCTCTACGCGAGGCGGGCTTTGAGACGGACGTACCCTACCCCTATTGGCTGGCCAAGGCGCACCACGGCAAAGATTTCGTGGACGTGATCTACAGCAGTTCCAACGGGCTGGGACGGGTGGATGACGCCTGGTTTACCCATGCGCCTGAGCAGGAGGTGTTCGGCGTGCCTGTGCGGCTCGTGCCCGCCGAGGAGATGATCTGGCACAAAGCCTACGTGTGCGAACGCTTCGACGGCGCGGATGTGGCCCACCTGCTGCGCGCCCGTGCCGGGGAGCTGGAGTGGGGCCGCCTGACGACCCGCTTCGGTGCCCACTGGCCGCTGCTGGCCCACCTGACGTTCTTCGGCTTCATCTACCCGGGCGAGCGCCACCGCCTTCCCCAGGATGTGCTGCGCGGCCCGCTGATCCGCCTGTACGCCCAGAAGGACCTGAACACCCCCGAGGAGAAGGTCTGTCAGGGGCCCCGGATCTCCCGCGAACAGTACCTCCCCGACGTGCGGACGTCGGCCAGGGGTACATGACGCCCGAGAACGTGGCGCACTGGACCGCGGCGATGGGGAAGGCGGAAGGGGCAGGAGAGCGGTGGAGCTCGCGGGGCGGCGCCCCGCTCTGCTCCAGCGCTTTGCCGGCTTGACGGAAGAGGATCGAAAAACCCGCTCCACCGCCCGCCCTCCCACCACTTCGCCCAACGCCGAAGCAGCGTGTCGCCGGCCTCTTCCGGTCCAGTGGGCGCGCAACCCAGCCTTCAGATGAATGGGGCGACCGAGCAAAACAGGTGCCGCCACACCTGCTCCCCCTGCCCTCAACCGCCACCCACCTCCCTGAGGAGACCCCATGATCCCCACCAGAACCACCGTCCGAATCGCCGCCGTGAGCGGCGTTCACCGTACCCGCACCTCGGCAGGTACCCTCGCTCCCCTTCTCAAGCAGGCGGCCAAAGACGCCGACATCCTCCTGCTCCCCAGAGACCTGACCGACTACGGCACGGCCGACGAGGCCCACAGCCTGACGAAGGAACTCGCCGCAGTCCGTATCCCCACCCTCGCCGTGCTGGGCAACCATGACTTCGAGAGCGGCACTCCGGAGGACGTGCGCGGCGTGCTGACGGAGGCGGGCGTGACCGTGCTGGACGGCGAGGCCTGCGAGGTTCACGGGGTGGGCTTTGCGGGGATCAAGGGCTTCGGCGGTGGATTCGGGCGCTGGACGCTGGGTTCGTGGGGAGAGGCACCCATCAAGGCGTTCGTGCAAGAGGCGCTGAAGCTGGAAGCGGCCCTCGCCCGGCTGCACACCCCCAGCGCGTCGCCGTGCTGCACTACGCGCCCACCGCTGCCACCGTAGAAGGCGAGCCGCCGGAAATATTTCCGTTTCTGGGTACCCCCCACCTGGAAACACCGCTGACGCGCGGGCCTGTGGCCGACGTCTTTCACGGACATGCCCACGCGGGCACCTTTCGGGGACAGCTCTCGAACGGCACGCCCGTCTTCAACGTGGCGCTGCCCCTCATGAGAAGACTTCGCCCCGACGCGCCCTATCACCTGCTGGAAATCCAACCGGAGGAGGCAGGTAGAGCAGAAGGCTGGCCCCCCGCTCCCGATGTCCGCCAAGGCGGCTTCACCTGACCGTCAGGACGGACGGGGGGGCAGCGGGGCACACTCGGGGACGTGGCTGGACGCAGCGAGACCCAAACCCTATGGAAAATCGACTGGCACGCGCTGATAACGCCGCAGGTGGCCCTGCCGGAGATCGTGCTGCGCGGCACGCTGATGTACCTGGCCCTGTTCCTGATTCTGCGCCTCGTCCTGAAGCGCGAGTCGAGCGGACTGGGCGTCACGGACCTGCTGGTGGTCGTGCTGATCGCCGACGCGGCGCAAAACGCCCTCGCGGCCGATTACCGTTCGGTTCCCGAGGGCATTCTCCTCGTGCTGACCATCATCTTCTGGAGCTGGTTTCTCAACTGGCTGGGCTACCACGTGCCCCTGTTTGAACGCCTGGTCCATCCGCCACCGCTGCCGCTGGTGCGGGGCGGAACGCTGTTGCGGCGCAACATGCGCCAGGAACTGATCACCGAGACCGAACTGCTGAGCCTGCTGCGCGAACAGGGCGTCGATGACCTGGCAGAGGTGCAGGTGGCCTGCATGGAGGGCGACGGCAGCATCAGCGTGATCACGCGTGGGCGGGGAGCCGCCCGCTCGGGAAAGGACCGGCAGTGGCCCTAATCCGGCTCCCGCCCACGGGACGCCCCACCGCTCCTGCAAATCAGTTTCCGGCGCGCAGCACGAGGGAAGTGCCGTCCACCGCGAGCCCGTGGGCGCGGACCACCGCGTACCCCACGAAGTCCTGGCCCATTAGCAAATCGAGCTCAAGCCGGTCGAAAAAGGACGTGAGGTTGAGCCGCCGGGCGACGGTCACCCCCACGGTCTGCCGCGACAGGAGGTACACCGTTCCGCGCGGCCAGCCCTCCAACACCCCGCACAACTCGTGAATGCACACCCCGCACGTCTGCACGCCGCCCAGATCCAGGGCGAGGGCGGAGGCGAGCGCCGCCTCGCCGCAGCCTCTTAGGACCGGGGAAGTCGGACCGTCCGGGTCCTCGTCCAGCTGCCCCGGCGTGCCGCGCCATTCGCCGCCCACACCGTCCGTCTCTCGCAGACGCAGGTGGGCGTGCAGCAGGTCCGCGCTGTCCTGCACGGTCAGGGCCAGGGCTCCACGTGCCCGCAGCTCCGGCAGGTGGAGGAAGCGCGCGTCCAGCCGGGCAAACTGCTGAAGAGTCAGCTCGGCGCAGCATTGCGGCGGGTGGGGGGCATAGAGCACACGCAACGGCGGACCTCCTGTGAGGAGACGCCCACAACGGGGCCAGAAACGGGACGCGCCTCCATAGTACGCCCGCGCCGGTGCCTCCAACCATCCCCATGGGAGTCGCCCGGAGAACATGTCGGCCGCGCAAAATAACGGACCCCACCTGTGAAGGTGGGGAACGCTCTTCTCTTGGTGCGGATGCCCAGACTTGAACTGGGGACCTCACGCTTATCAGGCGTGCGCTCTAACCAGCTGAGCTACACCCGCGCACCTTCTGTCTCCCGCTGCTTGCGGGCGGGAGTCAATGTAGCAGGGGCAGCGCGGAGTGTCAACGGGCCCGCTGGAACCACGGCGCCCGCTCCGTTGAAGCGCCGATGTGAAAAATACCCCCAACGGGGGCAGGCACGTGTCAGGTTCCGGTGAGGAACGGCGTGGTTTGCTGGAGCTATGCGAGATCCCTTCCTGCCCTTCCCAGACGTGCTGTCGCGGGCGCGCGGCTGGCGGGAAGGAGGTCTGTTTCGGCGTGAACCCCGGCGGCGCGACACCTATCAGGTCGTGCTGCCGCTGGCACTGCTGGGGACGCTCGTGCCGCTGGCGCTGGACCGTCCCGCTCCCGCCACCCCGCTGGCTGACGTCACGCCCTTTCAGGTGGCCCTGGTCAGCGTGATGCTGCTGCTGTCGCTGGTGCGGCGCTGCCCGCTGTGGGTGCTGGACCTGCTGCTGCTGCTGGGCGGCTGGCTGTCAGTGCTGGGCCAACTGGGAGTCGCCCTGTTCGCGCCGGACGTGCCGCAACGGGCGGCCATCCTGGGCAACACGGTCCCGTGGTTCCTGGTGCTGCTCCTCGCCCACACCTGGCTGCTGGGAGCGCGGCGCGGCACCTGGCTGAGTGTGGGAGCACTGGGGGTGACGTTGGTCCTGACCATCGCCTTCGCGTCGGGACCGATGAACAGCTGGGGGGAAGCGGGCCGCGCCCTGCTCAGCCCCCTGTTTCAGCTGCTGCTGGCGGGGGGCATCGCGTTGCTGGGACAGCACACTTCGTCCCGCCGAGCGACCACCTGGGCGCGGCAGGGGCTGTGGGGCGGCATTCCTGACGAGGCGCGCGATCCCCTGACCGGCCTGCCGGGGCGCTGGGCCTTGGAACAGGTGGTGGCCTCGCAGCTGCCCGCCCGCGCGACGGGGCTGGCGGTGGCGGTGATCACCGTGGACAACCTGGAGGACATGGCGGCGGCCCGGGGCGACGTGTTCACGGAAGTGTTGCGCGCCCACGTCGCCCGCACCTTGAGCGTGTCCATCCGCGACGAGGACGTGGTGGGTTGCCTGGAGGACGGGGCCTTCGCCGTACTGATGCGGGTGCCCGACGCCCGCTTCGCCCGCTCCACCTGCGAGCGGCTGCGGGTACGCGTGGCCTCGCGACCCCTGAACGGTGTGCTGCCCACCGTGAGCATCGGCGTCGCCTTCTGGCACGAGCACCCCAGCGTGGAAGGCCTGCTGCGGGAAGCCCGCCAGGCCATGTTGCGGGCCCGGCAGGACGGCGGCAACCGCGTCCAGCTGCTGCCCGAGACCCACGGCACCTTGCCCCCTGCCGTACTTGTTTAAAGCTGCTCATCCTTCCGGACCCCTCGCCGCCGGCTGCTGAGAAACGGCTGATGTAGAGGTCCGGCTTGACATACGGCATATCTAGACCGTCCAATATTCCTAAATGAAACGCTTCCAAAAGGTGGGGCGCGCGAGCGCCCTGGCGGCCCTCACGTTGTCTCTGTCGGCCTGCGGCCAACTGCTCCCTCCCCAGAACGGAGGTGCGTCGGCCCAGGACTGGCAGGGCGAGGTGATCTACTTCGCGCTCACGGACCGCTTTGCCAACGGTGATGCGGCCAATGACAACGGCCCAAATCGCGACGCCGGGGACCGGACGGACAAGACCAACCCGCTGGGCTGGCACGGGGGCGACTTCTCCGGGCTGAAAGCCAAAATTGAGGAAGGCTACTTCCAGAAGATGGGTTTCACGGCCCTCTGGATCAGCCCGGTGGTGCTGCAAGTGCCCGCCATCCCGGTAAGCAGCGGGCCCACCAAGGGGAAAGCCTTTGCGGGCTACCACGGCTACTGGGCCGACGACTTCTTCCAGATTGATCCACACTTCGGCACCCTGGCCGAATACAAGTCGCTGGTCCAGACGGCGCACAGGTACAAGCTCAAGGTCATCCAGGACGTGGTGGTCAACCACGCAGGCTACGGCTCAACGCTGACCAAGGACCATCCCGAATGGTTCCACACGCAGGCCGAGTGCGGCGCGAGCACAAGCAAGGATGAGGACTGCGCGCTGGCGGGCCTGCCCGATTTCAAGCAGGACCTGCCCGAGGTCACCACATACCTCAACGACTTTGTGAACCACTGGCGCACCCAGACGGGCATCGACGGACTGCGAATCGACACCATGAAGCACGTGCCTGCTGCGTACTGGAAGCAGTTCTTCGCGGCTGGGGGCGCGGGTGACCCAGCCAAACTGTGGTCCGTGGGCGAAGTGTTCAATGGGGACCCGGCCTTCCTGGCACACTACATGAATGACCTCGGCGCGCCCAGCGTGTTCGACTTCGCGCTGTACTTCGCCATGAAGGACAACCTGTCCAGCGCGGGGGGCAACCTGGACCGGGTGGCGGACGTGTTCGCCAAAGACGGTGTGTACCGCGATCCCACCCGGCTGACCACCTTCGTGGACAACCATGACGTGCGGCGCTTTGTCAGCGAGGTGCAGGAGCGGGGTGGAAGCGCGGCGCAGGCCACGGAACGGCTGGACCTGGCCCTCAGCCTGCTGTACACCTCGCGCGGCACGCCGAGCGTGTACCAGGGCACCGAGATCGCCCAGCCCGGGCTGGGCGATCCCTACGATTACGTCTTGGGACAGGGCAACCGCGAGGACATGAACTTCAACGCCCTGTCGCAGAGCACGCTGGACGAGCGCCTGGCCGCCCTGGCAACCGCCCGTAAGACATACCCGGCCCTCACGCGGGGCGCGCAGCAAGAACTGTGGCGGCCCAACGGCGGCGCGCCCATCTTGGCCTACCGCCGGGTGGTGGGGGGCGGACAGCCCGTGGTGGCGGTGATCAACAACGGCGACAGCCCGGTGGATCTCTCCACCCTCAGCGGCGGTGGAATTCCACTGTTGGGCACCTTCGCGGGCAGCGCCCTCACCGAAATCACTGGGCGCGCCTCGGGGCTGAAGATCAGCGGCGGCAAGCTGGTGGGCACCGTGCCTGCCCGGACAGCCCTCGCCGTGACGGCCCCCACTGGAAGCGGGGCGGCGGGCACCATCAACCCAGCATTGCCCGAGGTGGTGGGTCTGCGCGCGGATGCTGGCGACAGCGCCGTGCAGCTGACCTGGACGGCTTCCAACGGCGCCAGCGTCACGGGCTACCGCATGTACGTCAAGTCGGGCAGTGGACAAGAACGCCTGCTGAACTTCGCGCCGCTGCCAAAAGACCAGACCACCTTCCTCGCTTCCGGCGTGACGAACGATCAGGCGAGCACCTTCCGGGTGGTGACGGTGGACGCGCAGGGAGCGGAGAGCAAGGGCAGCAGCGTCACCGCCACCGCGAGCAGCAAGAACACGGTCAAGGTCACCTTCACGGTAGACGCCCGCAGCCAGGGCAACGGCCCCACCGAGCTGCGCCGCTTCGACACCGGGCAGCAGATCGTCTATCCCATGACGCAGTCGGACCGGGGTATCTGGAAAACGGACGTGGAACTGCCCCTCTTCCGCGAGGTGAAGTTCAAGTTCGGCAACAACGGCGCGGGAGCCAAGAACACAGGTTACGAGGGCCCCGGTCAGGGTGACCGCTCCTACGTGGTGGGGACGAACAACAACAGCTACAGCGGCACCTACGACTTTATCGAGAAGCCCGTGCCCACAGGGTTGATCGAGGGCAAGGTGACGGCCGCGGGCGCGGCGCTGAGCGGCGCGCTCGTGGCTTCCACCACCGCCGATCCCAACCTGAACTACGCGATCACCTTCTCCGACGGCAGCTACACCCTGTTCGCCCCGGCAGGAGCCCAGACATTGAGAGCGGGGGCGGACGGCTATCAGGAGCGTACGCAGCAGGTCACGGCTCCGAAGACGGGGGTGAACTTCGACTTGGTCAGGGGCACCTCAAGCGGCCCCAAGGTCGGCAAGTACACCATCGACGGGGACCTGGGCGACTGGACCACCCCCAAGGCCAACGTCCAGAGTCCGAAAGAAGGCGTATTCGGGGCAGACAACAACTGGTTGACCCTTCAGGCCGACAGCGACGACACATACCTGTACCTCGCCTACACCTACCGGGTGGCGGGCAACAGCGCCCTGCTGTATCTGGACCTCAAAGACGGTGGGGCGGGCAAGGCCGACGGCTTCGACGCCTGGAAACGGGCGGCCACCTTCAGCGGTGGGATGGGCGGTGTGGACGCCTTCGTGGCCCGGTATGAGCGGGAAACCACACAGCTGCGACTGGTTAAGGGCGATACCGCCACGCAGGAGGTGGCCGCCAGCGGCTACACCCTCGCCACAAGCGGCAGCACGGCGGCCCAGACCGTCGAAGTGGCGATTCCCTGGACTGCCCTGGGCCTGTCCGTCAGGCCTGCGGGTGGCGTAAACGTGGTGGGCGGCATTTTCGGCGGCGAAGGCTACGGCGCGGGCGACATCGTTCCCGACGCCGGCAGCACGCCGCCCGGCGCGAACACCATCGGCACGGACGCTGAGCAGCGCCGCGCGACCTTTACGCAGCCCCTCAACGTGAAGTAAACGGTTTACACTCATCCCCGTGCGGGAGGCCCGGCCCCGGAGCCTCCCGTTTTCGCTGCGCCTCGCCCTGACAGAGGGCTGACACAGAGGCGAAGAATGGGAGGGAAACGTCATGGTCCTGTCACGATTTATGCCACGCAACCCGCAATTCAGCGCCAAGTTCGCTGAGGCGGCCCGCAATGCCCACGCCACCGCCCAGGCCCTCGTGGACCTGCTGGAGAACTACACGGACGTCGAACGCAAGGTGCAGAAGGTGCGTGACCTGGAGCATGAGGGCGACCGCATCACGCGGGAGATCACCAACCTGCTCGCTGAGTCCTTCATCGTGCCCTTCGACCGCGAGGACATCCTGGCGCTGAACAATGAACTCGACGACCTCGTGGACGATATGGAGGACGCGGCGCGCAAGCTGAGCCTGTACGGTATCGAAAAGCCCCTGCCGCAGATGGTGCAGCTCGCCCGCGTGGTGGAGCAGCAGTGCGCGCTGCTGGCCCAGGGCATGCCCCTGATCGAAGACGCCGGGCGCGTGCGCGAACTCACCGCCCTGGCCGGGCAGATCCGCACCCTGGAAGACGAGGGCGACACCATCAGCGATGAGGTGCAGCGCACCCTGTATCAGGGCGTGACGGACGTGCCCGGAATGATCCGCGCGATGCGGGGCGGCGAGATCGCCAACCTGATCGAGGACGCCTCAGACCAGGCGCAGCGGGTGGCCAAGACCGTCGAGAGCATCCTGCTCAAGAACGCGTGAGCGGCGGGCACTGACCTCTATGGAACCTGCCTTTATCGGCCTCGTGGCCATCGTCGTGCTGGCGCTGGCCTTTGATTTCATCAACGGCTTTCACGACACCGCCAACGCCATCGCCACTTCCGTCGCCACCAAGGTGCTGACCCCCGCCCAGGCCATCGCCATGTCGGCGGTCCTGAACGTGGTGGGTGCACTGATGGGCACCGCCGTCGCCAAGACCATCTCCAAGGACATCATTCCGCAGGAATACGCCACGCTCGAACTCGTGGGGGCGGCGCTCGTCAGCGCGATCGTCTGGAACCTGTACACGTGGTGGAAGGGGCTGCCCAGTTCCTCCAGCCACGCGCTGATCTTCAGCCTCGTCGGGGCGGGCGTGGCGGCGGGCGGCTGGGGCATCATCATTCCCAAGGGCGTGAAAAAGACGCTGACGGGCCTGGTCACGAGTCCGGCGCTGGGCTTCGTGGTGCCCATCGTGCTGATGGGGCTGCTGTCCTGGCTGGCGCTGCGCTGGATGCGGCCCCGGACCGTGACGCGCACCTTTCGCTGGGCGCAGATCCTCAGCGCCGCCTTCATGGCCTTCTCGCACGGCGGCAACGACGCGCAAAAGACCATGGGGATCGTCACCTTCGCCCTCAGCGCGTACTACAACCAGAAGTATGACCTCGTGCCGTTGTGGGTGGTCCTCTCCGCTGCGGGAGCCATGGGCCTGGGCACCGCGGTGGGCGGCTGGCGCATCATCAAGACGATGGGCTTCAAGGTGGTGGACCTCAAGCCGGTGGACGGCTTCGTCGCCGAGACGAGCGCTGCGCTGATTATCCATACGGCCAGCACGCTGGGCGTTCCGGTCAGCACCACCCACACCATCAGCACCGCCATCATGGGCGTGGGCACCACCAAGGGCTTCAAAAAGGTCAAGTGGCAGGTGGCAGGCCGCATCGTGACCGCCTGGATTACCACCATTCCGATCTGCATCGCGCTGGGTTGGCTGGTGTACAAGGTAATTCAGCTGGTGGGAGCGTAAGGGCCTTTGGCCATTGACCTTTGATCAGGCTTCCGGTTCATCCGTGATGAAGTCACGGGCCAACCCGAGCGGACGCGCAACGCTGCGCTGCAGACGGGATGGAACGGACGATCTGGAAACCGTATGACAAAAGGGGGGGAGCGCTTCCAGGTGAGGCCTCCCCCCCTTTTGGTTCAGGGGAGCAGCAGCACCTTGCCGCTGCTCTGGCGGCTTTCGAGGAAGGCGTGCGCCCCAGCACCGTCTGCGAGGGGGAAAGTGCGGGCGATACGGACCTTGAGGGCCCCGGACCGCAGCAGATCGAAGAGGGAGGCGGCGCGGCTGCGGCGGTCCTCGGCGGTTCGGAGGATGTTCCAGAGATCGCCGCCAGTCAACGACCTTGACGTGTCCATCAGCATCCGGGGGTCCACAAGCGGGGGATCGCCACCCGCCATGCCGTAGAAGACGACGTGGCCGCCCACCCGCGCCGCCTCAAGGCTCTGGGCAAGTGTGCTTCCCACCGAGTCGTACACCACGTCCACACCCTCGCCGCCGAACGCGCGGGCCGCGCCCACCCAGTCTTCCGGGTACAGCCGGACCTCGTTCGCGCCCGCTTCCAATGCCTGTTCCGCCTTCACGGGCGAGGAAGTCAGGCCCAGCACCCGCGCGCCCGCCGCCCGCGCCAGTTGCACCAGCAGCAGGCCTACACCTCCCGCCGCCGCCTGGACGAGCACCGTCTCCCCTGCCCGCACCGCGTGGCTGTCGCACGTCAGAAACTGCGCGGTCAGGCCCTGGAGAAGCAGCGCCGCCGCGGTTTCGGGCGAGATGTCGTCCGGCAGTGGGATAAGTTTGTCCTCCGGCACGGCCACGAGTTCGGCATTGGCATACGGACTGTCGGCAAAGGCCACCCGGTTTCCGGGGCGAAAGGCACTGCCTGGGGGCACGGCCTCGACCACGCCCGCCGCCTCGTATCCAGCGATGTACGGCGGCTGCCCGGCGAGGTGGTAGCGCCCCTGACGGCGGTACACATCCGCGAAGTTCAGGCCAATGGCCTGCGTCCGCACCAGGACTTCTCCAGCAGTGGGCAGGGGGTCCGGCACTTCCCGGTACTCCAGAACCTCGGGGCCACCGAAGCGGCTGAAGGTGAGGGCGTTCATGGGTAAAGGCTACTCCCAGGCCGAGGCGCTGTTCTCGGATCGGCTCGCCCACAACTCCACCAGCCCGCGCAGGGTCAGCGTCTCGTCGTAGTGGTCGATCTCGCGGCAGATGCCCTCCACGGTGCGGGCAAAGCCCCCAGTGGCGACGGCGACGGCGGGGGCGGGCAACTCGGCGCGCACCCGGCGCAGCAGGCCGTCCACCATCTCGGCGTAGCCGTACACCAGCCCCGATTGCAGGGCATGGACGGTGTTCTTGCCGATGGCGCTCTGCGGCGCTTCCAGATTGATGCGCGGCAGCTTGGCGGCGCGGGCGAAGAGGGCGTCGGCGCTGACCTGCGCGCCCGTCGCGAGAATGCCCCCCACGAAGCGGCGGCCCCGCCCGATCACATCGAAGTTGGTGCTCGTCCCGAAATCCACCACCACGGCGTACTCGTACTTACGCAGATACCGCTCGGCTCCGAACAGGTTGCACAGCCGGTCCGCGCCCACCGCTCCCGGCTGATCGAGTTCTACCGTCACGTCGGGCAGGTTCTCGCTCCGCACGTCAAAGGCCGTGACGCCAAAGTGTCGCCTCAGCGCCAGGGCGTAATTCTCACCCACGGGCGGCGCGACGCTGCTCAGCACGGCGGCGCGGGGCACGGAAACCCCAGCCAGGGCGAAGAGGCCGTGCAGTTGCAGCGCCACGTCGTCCGGCAGCATGTCGCGGTTGGTCCGCACGCGCCAGGTGTGTGTGAGTTGTAGCCGCTCGTCGGTCAGGCCGAGGACCGTGCTGGTGTTGCCGATGTCCACGGCGAGGAGGGGAAAAGAGGTGGCGGGCACGGGGCCGATTGTAGGCGCTGGTGTGCTTGCGGCGGAACGCGGTAGGGTGCGGGCCTCATCCGAGCCGCACGCACCCTGGAGGTTTCCCCATGGAAAATGCCCTGTTGGACCAGCCCCTCGTGCCCGCCACCGAAGCGTTGCGGTCCACCGCCCCCGTGTCGGAGTCGGAGGCCGCTCGACTGCTCGCCCTCGAGCCCTCCGAATATTGGCTGGAAATCGCCCGCGAGTTGACCTGGAACACTCCGCCCACCACCGCGCTGGAGGGTGGCCTGGGCGACTTCCGCTATTACCCCGGAGCCACCGGTAACGTCAGCGTGAATTGCCTGGACCGCCACCCGCCGGGGCAAACGGCCCTGCTGTACGAGCGCGAGGACGGCCTACGCGAAACGTGGACCTACGGCGAACTGACGGACGCCACGGCACGCTTCGCGGCGGCGCTGCAAGACCTCGGCGTCTCCCGGGGAGAACGGGTGGCGATCTATCTCGGCAACGTCCCCGAGGCCTTTATCGCCATTCACGCCTGCTACCGCATCGGCGCGATCTACTCGGTGATCTTCGCGGGCTTCAGCGCCTCGGCGGTGCGGGACCGCCTGGAGGACGCGCGGCCCCGGGTGGTGGTCTGTACGGACGCCACCCTGCGGCGGGGAAAAGCGGTGCCCCTGAAGGCCACGCTCGACGAGGCGGTGGCGGGGCTCGACATCCCCCACGTGATCGTCGCCCGGCGGGTGGACCCCGACTTTCCGCTGCGGGGAGGCGAGCACGACTTCCATACCCTGCTGCGCGCCACCACCCGCCGCGCCCAAGCGGTGAGCCTGGAGGCGAACGAGCCCGGCTTCATCATCTACACCTCGGGCACCACCTCCAAGCCCAAGGGCCTCGTCCACGCGGGGATCGGCTTTCTGGCGGGGGCGTATGCGAACGTGAAGTGGGCGCTGAACCTCCGCGCCGAGGACGTGTACTGGTGTACGGCGGACGTGGGCTGGCTGACCTTCCCCATCTTCGCGCTGGTGGGCGGACTCGCGCATGGAGCCACCCACGTGATCTACGAGGGCGGCATCGACACGCCCAGCCCGGCGCGGCCTTACGAGGTCATCGGGCGCTACGGGGTGAACAAGGTCTTTACCGCCCCCACCGCCCTGCGGATGCTGCGGCGGGCGGGCGACGCGGCGCTGGCCGGGCATGATCTGAGCCGCCTGGACCTTATCAGCCTGGTGGGCGAGCCGCTGGACCCGGAGACCTGGCACTGGACGCAGGGCACCCTGGGCGCAGGCCGCATCTTCCTGAACAACACCTATGGCCAGACCGAGACGGGCACCGCCTGGGCGAGCAGCATGGTGGGCCTCACCCCCACCCGGCCCGGCAGCTGCGGCCACCCCCTTCCCGGCTACCGGGCCAGGGTGATGCGGGGAGACGGCAGCGAGGCAAAGCGCGGTGAACTGGGAGCCCTAACCCTCACCGAGCCGTTTCCCTGCCTGGCGCGGACGGTGTGGGGAGACCACGGGCGCTACGCGCAGACCTACCTCTCGGATTTCCCCGGCAGCTACGCGGCCAGTGACGCGGCGCTGATCGACGCTGACGGGCAGCTGTGGGTCACAGGGCGCCTCGACGACGTGATGAACGTGGCCGGGCACCGCATCGGCACGATGGAGATGGAAGCGGCGCTCATCACCCACCCTGCGGTCAGCGAGGCCGCCGTGGTGGCCCAACCCGACGAGATCAAGGGGTCGGTGCCTGTGGCGTTTGTGGTGCCCAGGGGCGACGCGCAAGTGGGTGAGGC is a genomic window containing:
- a CDS encoding metallophosphoesterase family protein, which gives rise to MIPTRTTVRIAAVSGVHRTRTSAGTLAPLLKQAAKDADILLLPRDLTDYGTADEAHSLTKELAAVRIPTLAVLGNHDFESGTPEDVRGVLTEAGVTVLDGEACEVHGVGFAGIKGFGGGFGRWTLGSWGEAPIKAFVQEALKLEAALARLHTPSASPCCTTRPPLPP
- a CDS encoding DUF421 domain-containing protein encodes the protein MAGRSETQTLWKIDWHALITPQVALPEIVLRGTLMYLALFLILRLVLKRESSGLGVTDLLVVVLIADAAQNALAADYRSVPEGILLVLTIIFWSWFLNWLGYHVPLFERLVHPPPLPLVRGGTLLRRNMRQELITETELLSLLREQGVDDLAEVQVACMEGDGSISVITRGRGAARSGKDRQWP
- a CDS encoding sensor domain-containing diguanylate cyclase, with the translated sequence MRDPFLPFPDVLSRARGWREGGLFRREPRRRDTYQVVLPLALLGTLVPLALDRPAPATPLADVTPFQVALVSVMLLLSLVRRCPLWVLDLLLLLGGWLSVLGQLGVALFAPDVPQRAAILGNTVPWFLVLLLAHTWLLGARRGTWLSVGALGVTLVLTIAFASGPMNSWGEAGRALLSPLFQLLLAGGIALLGQHTSSRRATTWARQGLWGGIPDEARDPLTGLPGRWALEQVVASQLPARATGLAVAVITVDNLEDMAAARGDVFTEVLRAHVARTLSVSIRDEDVVGCLEDGAFAVLMRVPDARFARSTCERLRVRVASRPLNGVLPTVSIGVAFWHEHPSVEGLLREARQAMLRARQDGGNRVQLLPETHGTLPPAVLV
- a CDS encoding alpha-amylase family glycosyl hydrolase, which encodes MKRFQKVGRASALAALTLSLSACGQLLPPQNGGASAQDWQGEVIYFALTDRFANGDAANDNGPNRDAGDRTDKTNPLGWHGGDFSGLKAKIEEGYFQKMGFTALWISPVVLQVPAIPVSSGPTKGKAFAGYHGYWADDFFQIDPHFGTLAEYKSLVQTAHRYKLKVIQDVVVNHAGYGSTLTKDHPEWFHTQAECGASTSKDEDCALAGLPDFKQDLPEVTTYLNDFVNHWRTQTGIDGLRIDTMKHVPAAYWKQFFAAGGAGDPAKLWSVGEVFNGDPAFLAHYMNDLGAPSVFDFALYFAMKDNLSSAGGNLDRVADVFAKDGVYRDPTRLTTFVDNHDVRRFVSEVQERGGSAAQATERLDLALSLLYTSRGTPSVYQGTEIAQPGLGDPYDYVLGQGNREDMNFNALSQSTLDERLAALATARKTYPALTRGAQQELWRPNGGAPILAYRRVVGGGQPVVAVINNGDSPVDLSTLSGGGIPLLGTFAGSALTEITGRASGLKISGGKLVGTVPARTALAVTAPTGSGAAGTINPALPEVVGLRADAGDSAVQLTWTASNGASVTGYRMYVKSGSGQERLLNFAPLPKDQTTFLASGVTNDQASTFRVVTVDAQGAESKGSSVTATASSKNTVKVTFTVDARSQGNGPTELRRFDTGQQIVYPMTQSDRGIWKTDVELPLFREVKFKFGNNGAGAKNTGYEGPGQGDRSYVVGTNNNSYSGTYDFIEKPVPTGLIEGKVTAAGAALSGALVASTTADPNLNYAITFSDGSYTLFAPAGAQTLRAGADGYQERTQQVTAPKTGVNFDLVRGTSSGPKVGKYTIDGDLGDWTTPKANVQSPKEGVFGADNNWLTLQADSDDTYLYLAYTYRVAGNSALLYLDLKDGGAGKADGFDAWKRAATFSGGMGGVDAFVARYERETTQLRLVKGDTATQEVAASGYTLATSGSTAAQTVEVAIPWTALGLSVRPAGGVNVVGGIFGGEGYGAGDIVPDAGSTPPGANTIGTDAEQRRATFTQPLNVK
- a CDS encoding DUF47 domain-containing protein — its product is MVLSRFMPRNPQFSAKFAEAARNAHATAQALVDLLENYTDVERKVQKVRDLEHEGDRITREITNLLAESFIVPFDREDILALNNELDDLVDDMEDAARKLSLYGIEKPLPQMVQLARVVEQQCALLAQGMPLIEDAGRVRELTALAGQIRTLEDEGDTISDEVQRTLYQGVTDVPGMIRAMRGGEIANLIEDASDQAQRVAKTVESILLKNA
- a CDS encoding inorganic phosphate transporter; protein product: MEPAFIGLVAIVVLALAFDFINGFHDTANAIATSVATKVLTPAQAIAMSAVLNVVGALMGTAVAKTISKDIIPQEYATLELVGAALVSAIVWNLYTWWKGLPSSSSHALIFSLVGAGVAAGGWGIIIPKGVKKTLTGLVTSPALGFVVPIVLMGLLSWLALRWMRPRTVTRTFRWAQILSAAFMAFSHGGNDAQKTMGIVTFALSAYYNQKYDLVPLWVVLSAAGAMGLGTAVGGWRIIKTMGFKVVDLKPVDGFVAETSAALIIHTASTLGVPVSTTHTISTAIMGVGTTKGFKKVKWQVAGRIVTAWITTIPICIALGWLVYKVIQLVGA